One window of Bacillus sp. THAF10 genomic DNA carries:
- the speB gene encoding agmatinase — protein sequence MRFDEAYSGNVFIKSHPSFEDSQAVIYGMPMDWTVSYRPGSRFGPSRIREVSIGLEEYSPYLDRELEEVKYFDAGDIPLPFGNPQKSIEMIEEYIDGLLEKGKFPLGMGGEHLVSWPVIKAMYKKYPDLAIIHMDAHTDLRDDYEGEPLSHSTPIKKAANLIGPTNVYSFGIRSGMREEFQWAKEVGMHISKFEVLEPLKEVLPSLAGRPVYVTIDIDVLDPAHAPGTGTVDCGGITSRELLASIHAIAGSDVNVVGADLVEVAPIYDASEQTANTASKLIREMILGWVK from the coding sequence ATGCGCTTTGATGAAGCATACTCAGGTAACGTATTTATCAAAAGTCACCCAAGCTTTGAGGACAGTCAGGCCGTTATTTACGGCATGCCAATGGACTGGACTGTCAGCTACCGTCCAGGCTCCCGCTTTGGCCCGTCCCGCATTCGCGAGGTATCAATTGGCCTAGAGGAATACAGCCCATACTTAGACCGTGAACTAGAAGAAGTAAAATATTTTGATGCTGGTGACATTCCATTGCCTTTTGGAAATCCCCAAAAGAGCATTGAAATGATTGAAGAGTATATTGATGGACTGCTAGAAAAAGGGAAATTCCCACTCGGAATGGGTGGCGAGCATCTTGTATCCTGGCCTGTTATTAAGGCGATGTACAAAAAATACCCAGACCTAGCGATCATCCATATGGACGCGCACACCGACCTTCGTGACGACTACGAAGGGGAGCCACTTTCTCACTCGACACCAATTAAGAAAGCAGCAAACTTAATTGGACCAACCAATGTATATTCATTTGGTATCCGTTCTGGTATGAGAGAGGAATTCCAGTGGGCGAAGGAAGTCGGTATGCACATTTCTAAGTTCGAAGTGCTCGAGCCGTTAAAAGAAGTGCTTCCGTCACTTGCGGGCCGCCCGGTATACGTAACAATCGACATCGACGTGCTGGACCCGGCACATGCCCCTGGTACTGGAACAGTAGACTGCGGAGGCATCACATCCCGTGAGCTGCTTGCATCCATCCACGCCATTGCAGGATCAGATGTGAACGTCGTAGGAGCGGACCTAGTGGAGGTTGCTCCAATTTATGATGCATCTGAACAAACTGCCAATACCGCAAGCAAGCTCATCCGCGAGATGATCCTTGGTTGGGTGAAATAA
- the speE gene encoding spermidine synthase: protein MELWYTEYQTKNFGITAKIKRTLHTEQTEFQKLDMVETEEFGNMLILDGMVMTTQKDEFVYHEMVAHVPLFTHPNPENVLVVGGGDGGVIREVLKHPSVKKATLVEIDGKVIEYSKKYLPEIAGELENERVEVKVGDGFMHIAESQNEYDVIMVDSTEPVGPAVNLFTKGFYAGISKALKEDGVFVAQTDNPWFTPELITNVQRDVREIFPITRLYIANIPTYPSGMWTFTIGSKKHDPLEVSEDRFHEIDTKYYTKELHKAAFALPKFVADLVK, encoded by the coding sequence ATGGAATTATGGTACACAGAATATCAAACAAAAAACTTCGGAATCACAGCGAAAATCAAACGCACTTTACATACAGAGCAGACAGAATTTCAAAAGCTTGATATGGTAGAAACAGAGGAATTTGGTAACATGCTAATTTTAGATGGCATGGTCATGACGACTCAAAAAGACGAGTTCGTATACCACGAAATGGTTGCGCACGTTCCACTTTTCACACACCCAAATCCAGAAAACGTGCTGGTAGTTGGTGGGGGAGACGGCGGAGTAATCCGTGAAGTGTTAAAGCACCCTAGCGTGAAAAAAGCAACACTTGTAGAAATCGATGGAAAAGTAATTGAGTACTCTAAAAAATACCTTCCAGAGATTGCAGGAGAGCTTGAAAACGAGCGTGTAGAAGTGAAGGTTGGCGACGGCTTCATGCATATCGCAGAGAGCCAAAACGAATACGACGTAATCATGGTTGATTCCACAGAGCCTGTTGGACCAGCTGTTAACCTATTCACAAAAGGCTTCTATGCAGGAATCTCTAAAGCTTTAAAAGAAGACGGCGTATTTGTTGCGCAAACGGACAACCCTTGGTTCACACCAGAACTTATCACAAATGTCCAACGTGATGTTCGTGAAATCTTCCCGATCACACGTCTTTACATTGCAAACATCCCAACTTACCCAAGTGGTATGTGGACATTTACAATCGGCTCTAAAAAGCACGATCCATTAGAAGTAAGCGAAGACCGCTTCCACGAAATCGATACAAAATACTACACAAAAGAATTGCACAAAGCAGCATTCGCGCTGCCTAAATTTGTTGCAGACTTAGTAAAATAA